From the genome of bacterium, one region includes:
- a CDS encoding ABC transporter permease, which yields MNLMETIRLVFASFRTNKLRTFLTLLGVIIGVTTVITVVSVIRGMNRYVLSTITESGSNVFRIDRFGLITSHEAWLTAMRRKDLTLEDMELVKKECDLCTYVSAFSLVPSFSSRNQLQIDVTAGRQKIEDPNIFGVTASFAITNHRELSTGRYITEWEEQHAAFSAVLGYEIAQALFPQIDPIGKTVHINSRKFQVVGILKKYGNFFGENRDTLIEIPISSFRKVFGKREPVFIYVKVEDNAKMTEAQDQARVLLRSKHHRRYEEDDGFAIMTTDALVELWQTFTAGAFAAMIGISSIALIVGGIVIMNIMLVSVVERTSEIGLRKALGARSKDVKRQFLLESVILAAVGGAIGVLLGAIFGKLISVFSPLPSILEPGPVIAGLLLASSVGLVSGFWPAVKAAKLDPIVALRSE from the coding sequence ATGAATTTGATGGAAACGATCCGTCTCGTGTTTGCTTCCTTTCGGACAAACAAACTCCGAACGTTTTTAACTCTGCTTGGCGTGATCATTGGAGTGACCACAGTGATCACCGTCGTTTCCGTGATTCGTGGAATGAACCGCTATGTCCTCAGCACCATAACGGAATCCGGGAGTAACGTTTTCCGGATCGACCGCTTCGGCCTCATCACAAGTCATGAAGCGTGGTTAACCGCGATGCGGCGCAAGGATCTGACGCTGGAAGATATGGAGCTTGTGAAAAAGGAATGCGACTTGTGCACTTACGTTAGCGCGTTTTCGCTCGTTCCAAGTTTCAGTAGCAGAAACCAGTTGCAAATTGACGTAACGGCCGGACGTCAAAAAATCGAAGATCCGAATATTTTCGGCGTAACGGCCAGCTTTGCCATTACAAACCACAGAGAGCTTTCAACAGGACGATACATCACAGAATGGGAAGAGCAGCACGCCGCATTTTCTGCTGTACTCGGCTACGAAATTGCGCAAGCGCTGTTCCCTCAAATCGATCCGATCGGGAAAACCGTTCACATCAACAGCCGGAAATTTCAGGTCGTCGGCATTTTGAAGAAGTATGGCAATTTCTTTGGTGAGAATCGCGATACGCTAATCGAAATTCCCATCTCTTCTTTCCGGAAAGTTTTTGGCAAACGGGAACCGGTGTTCATTTATGTAAAGGTGGAGGACAACGCAAAGATGACGGAAGCGCAGGATCAGGCGCGCGTGCTTCTGCGTTCGAAGCATCATCGCCGGTATGAGGAAGATGACGGATTCGCGATCATGACTACGGACGCGCTCGTTGAACTCTGGCAAACATTCACAGCAGGGGCTTTCGCTGCCATGATCGGGATCTCTTCGATTGCGCTGATTGTCGGCGGTATCGTGATCATGAACATCATGCTGGTTTCCGTAGTCGAACGCACTTCTGAAATTGGCCTGCGCAAAGCATTGGGAGCGCGGAGTAAAGATGTGAAGCGCCAGTTTCTGCTGGAATCCGTCATTCTTGCCGCTGTGGGAGGCGCGATCGGAGTCTTGCTTGGCGCCATCTTTGGCAAACTGATTTCAGTCTTCAGTCCACTTCCATCGATTCTGGAACCGGGGCCAGTCATCGCCGGGTTGCTGTTGGCTTCTTCCGTTGGACTGGTATCCGGATTCTGGCCGGCTGTGAAAGCAGCAAAACTCGATCCGATCGTTGCGTTGAGAAGCGAATGA
- a CDS encoding efflux RND transporter periplasmic adaptor subunit, which produces MSILRKKKFWVIIVLLILVGASVATVLSKRRRKEIEVQTEHVKRQDLVSIVAASGKIEPKKKVDISASIPGKIVRLAVEEGDIVRNGDFLLQIDPVPFQAALDNSQAALSRARSNLDSARSSLKQAEQTWKRKSQMWDEKTGLISQDEYERSRTEFEMQQASVQAAEHQIEQSIADVKRSKDDLDKTRVVSPMSGVVVRRAVEEGEVAVIGTMNNPGTVLLTIADLSVMEAELEVDETDIGNLAMGQKAVVTVDAFPGKKFEGEVTEIGNSPIVKTTGTEEATDFKVTITLKELAVQLRPGLTADGEITTASRSKCLTVPIQALVVRDLSKPEEREKIKKEDREKEGVFLVQNGKAMFRAVKTGVMGEMQIEVTDGLRGGEEIVIGTYQTLRDLKNEDLVKIKKPEEEKDKKDAK; this is translated from the coding sequence ATGAGCATACTAAGGAAAAAAAAGTTTTGGGTGATCATCGTTTTGTTGATTCTTGTGGGGGCTTCTGTTGCCACAGTTCTATCGAAACGCCGCAGAAAGGAGATCGAAGTCCAAACGGAACACGTGAAACGACAGGATCTCGTTTCTATCGTTGCGGCGTCAGGAAAAATTGAGCCGAAGAAAAAAGTCGATATCAGCGCCAGTATCCCAGGCAAGATCGTGCGGCTGGCCGTTGAAGAAGGAGACATTGTCAGAAACGGTGATTTTCTGCTGCAGATTGATCCGGTTCCGTTTCAAGCAGCGCTGGATAATTCGCAGGCTGCTCTGAGTCGCGCGCGATCGAATCTGGACTCTGCGCGAAGCAGTCTCAAACAGGCTGAGCAGACGTGGAAACGAAAGTCACAGATGTGGGATGAAAAAACCGGGCTGATCTCCCAGGATGAATACGAACGGTCGCGCACGGAATTCGAAATGCAGCAGGCATCGGTGCAGGCTGCGGAGCATCAAATAGAACAATCTATCGCGGATGTGAAGCGCTCGAAGGATGATCTGGATAAAACGCGCGTGGTATCGCCAATGAGCGGTGTTGTTGTGCGCCGCGCAGTGGAGGAGGGGGAGGTTGCGGTGATCGGCACGATGAACAATCCCGGCACAGTATTGTTAACGATCGCTGATCTTTCGGTGATGGAAGCCGAGCTGGAAGTAGATGAAACAGATATCGGCAATCTGGCGATGGGACAAAAAGCTGTGGTCACTGTGGATGCTTTTCCGGGAAAGAAATTTGAAGGAGAAGTAACCGAAATCGGAAACAGTCCGATCGTCAAAACAACGGGCACGGAAGAAGCGACAGATTTCAAAGTGACGATCACTTTAAAAGAACTGGCTGTGCAATTACGGCCCGGTCTAACGGCGGACGGTGAAATCACAACTGCCAGCCGTTCAAAATGTTTGACCGTTCCGATTCAAGCACTGGTGGTGCGTGATTTGAGCAAACCGGAAGAGCGGGAGAAAATCAAGAAAGAGGACCGCGAAAAAGAAGGGGTCTTTCTGGTTCAAAACGGCAAAGCAATGTTTCGCGCTGTAAAAACAGGCGTTATGGGAGAGATGCAAATCGAAGTGACAGATGGCTTGAGGGGAGGCGAAGAAATTGTGATCGGCACTTATCAAACGCTTCGAGATTTGAAGAATGAGGATTTAGTGAAGATCAAAAAACCGGAAGAAGAAAAAGACAAGAAAGACGCGAAATGA
- a CDS encoding beta-lactamase family protein — protein sequence MKHTRIILFLLLTLFLSQAEAQPRFLDKSALSSFLDSVAPQAVKDLNVPGAVVIVVQEDQIVFSKGYGVANQESNRPVDPDRTLFRIGSVTKCFTATAILQLIEQGKLQFNDDARKYAEFLKVRHPVTIAQLLTHTGGFEEKLIRTGALTSQGVLPLWEYLKREMPAQVLAPGKYTMYSNHGFVLLGYIVEKVSGKPLGRYLEGNIFCPLKMVQTTYGLPSAESALATGYVLGRAVPQAHLQIGPAAGITSTGSDMARFLIAHLAVANSSDRILSSSMLKLMHQRQFSQHSSLPGLTYGFYESYYNHVYGLYHRGGVRGFASLIYLLPEQRIGIFIANNGDQQEFGFRIVDPFLNKYFPAQPFQMQAASGSPEKNRSIEGTYRFLRYSRNTIEKLALLKRPDILVRIQADGSLDIGGTRFLERGPMLFQQMGSYERAAFLKNDRGSIRYLSYEQDVLEKIPWYVSSGFQQLLFFLFVTAFISTFFRWSTENPHLVESSTSSLAERRTISFAKMLSALNLLFLAGLIAGFMVIKPGRIWLGVPLPFLLLLCLPLLSCCFAAAMPYFVWSAWKEIGMLPRVRLLLLLLINFGFVAYLYFWNLLGFKV from the coding sequence GTGAAGCATACACGGATAATCCTCTTTCTGTTATTGACGCTCTTTCTTTCGCAGGCGGAAGCTCAACCTCGATTCCTCGACAAAAGCGCTTTATCTTCGTTCCTGGATTCTGTCGCTCCTCAGGCGGTAAAGGATCTGAACGTGCCGGGCGCGGTTGTGATCGTAGTCCAGGAGGATCAAATCGTCTTTTCAAAAGGTTATGGAGTGGCGAATCAAGAGTCCAACAGACCGGTTGATCCCGATCGCACACTTTTCCGGATCGGTTCGGTAACGAAATGTTTTACGGCAACCGCCATTCTGCAACTGATCGAGCAAGGGAAATTGCAATTCAACGACGATGCGCGAAAGTATGCTGAATTCCTCAAGGTCCGCCATCCGGTAACCATCGCGCAACTGTTAACACACACCGGGGGCTTTGAAGAGAAATTGATTCGGACAGGCGCCTTGACTTCCCAGGGAGTTCTTCCACTCTGGGAGTATCTAAAAAGAGAGATGCCGGCGCAAGTTTTGGCGCCCGGAAAATACACGATGTATTCCAATCACGGATTTGTGTTGCTTGGCTACATTGTTGAGAAGGTAAGTGGGAAGCCATTGGGACGGTATCTTGAAGGCAACATTTTCTGTCCTCTGAAAATGGTCCAAACGACATACGGCTTACCATCCGCGGAATCGGCGTTGGCGACCGGATACGTATTAGGTCGCGCTGTGCCGCAAGCTCATTTGCAGATTGGTCCCGCTGCCGGCATAACAAGCACAGGAAGCGACATGGCACGCTTCTTAATCGCTCATCTTGCTGTTGCAAACTCCAGCGATCGAATTCTGTCTTCTTCAATGCTCAAGTTGATGCACCAGCGACAGTTCTCGCAACATTCGTCTTTGCCCGGTCTGACTTATGGTTTTTACGAAAGCTACTACAACCATGTTTACGGGCTGTACCATCGCGGAGGAGTACGCGGCTTTGCCTCACTCATCTATCTGTTGCCGGAACAGCGGATTGGAATTTTTATTGCGAATAACGGCGATCAGCAAGAGTTCGGATTCCGAATTGTGGATCCGTTCTTAAACAAGTATTTTCCAGCTCAACCATTCCAGATGCAGGCAGCTTCCGGTTCCCCGGAAAAGAATCGATCGATCGAAGGGACGTATCGGTTTTTGCGATATTCGAGAAATACGATTGAAAAACTTGCGTTGCTGAAGCGACCGGACATTTTGGTGCGGATTCAAGCGGACGGTTCATTGGATATTGGAGGGACACGCTTTTTGGAACGAGGGCCGATGCTGTTTCAGCAGATGGGAAGCTATGAGCGCGCAGCATTCTTGAAAAACGACAGGGGATCGATCCGGTATCTTTCCTACGAGCAGGATGTCTTAGAAAAGATTCCCTGGTATGTCTCAAGCGGGTTTCAGCAATTGCTTTTCTTTTTGTTCGTAACGGCTTTTATATCCACTTTCTTTCGCTGGTCTACGGAAAATCCGCATCTCGTCGAATCGAGTACTTCATCACTCGCGGAGCGAAGAACCATCTCATTTGCGAAAATGTTGTCAGCATTGAACTTGCTTTTTCTGGCCGGATTGATTGCAGGATTCATGGTGATTAAGCCGGGAAGAATCTGGCTTGGAGTGCCTCTCCCTTTCTTATTGTTGCTCTGTTTACCGC
- a CDS encoding ABC transporter ATP-binding protein, with product MIRTENLTRKYQMGEEEVHALNGVSVGIEKGDYVAIMGPSGSGKSTLMNLLGCLDSPSSGEYWLNEHAVSTLSDDELARVRNKEVGFVFQTFHLLPRYTALENVQLPLVYSNVDPEERLQRAEQTLKDVDLADRMHHKPNELSGGQRQRVAIARALINRPSILLADEPTGNLDSNTGKEILALFDRLHKNGNTIILVTHDAEVASHARRVIRLRDGKVEEDRSL from the coding sequence ATCATCCGTACCGAAAACCTGACGCGAAAGTATCAGATGGGCGAAGAGGAAGTTCACGCGCTCAATGGCGTTAGCGTGGGAATTGAAAAAGGGGATTACGTTGCAATCATGGGTCCTTCAGGATCAGGAAAGTCCACATTAATGAATCTACTCGGCTGTCTGGACTCACCTTCTTCCGGAGAATACTGGCTAAACGAACATGCCGTCAGCACACTGAGCGATGATGAGCTCGCGCGCGTTCGCAACAAGGAAGTCGGATTTGTGTTTCAGACGTTTCACCTTTTGCCCCGATATACAGCGCTGGAGAATGTGCAATTGCCGCTTGTGTACAGCAACGTCGATCCTGAGGAACGTTTACAGCGAGCTGAACAGACGCTCAAGGACGTAGATCTGGCCGACCGGATGCATCACAAACCGAATGAGCTTTCGGGCGGCCAACGACAGCGCGTGGCGATTGCGCGAGCACTGATCAATCGTCCTTCCATTCTGCTGGCGGATGAACCGACTGGGAATCTCGACAGCAATACGGGCAAAGAAATACTGGCCTTGTTTGACAGACTTCATAAGAACGGAAACACCATCATACTCGTAACGCATGATGCGGAAGTCGCATCTCACGCTCGTCGCGTGATTCGCCTGCGCGACGGCAAAGTGGAAGAAGACAGAAGTTTGTAA